A DNA window from Ranitomeya imitator isolate aRanImi1 chromosome 2, aRanImi1.pri, whole genome shotgun sequence contains the following coding sequences:
- the LOC138665403 gene encoding zinc finger protein 883-like isoform X1, translating to MAWDRTSRVLMFVIKLRQLLTGEGYVLLKTFGDSLRSTSWFTVQNGVKSADKPTASLIRETKNDEKILDLTRKIIELLTGEIPIRYEDTTVFFTREEWNYVEEHKILYKDILIENNIVSKSIGDNIDKILHSPSLEKVRDSKTSDRDKNHVAEKILHLIKELIDLLTKEKYIVIWTHGNVSTPEVTDDVSGLIKESSRPSLTHEKKNDGEILYLTNKIIELLTGEALIRYEDITVHFSVDEWEYIEEHKDLYKDIMMNTEILQSYDKPSSVDCTEESPLEFHKHGKDSSESSCVLTGPPPQHTVKSTKCFHKPSNIKKHKKKHTEQTPVLCSECGKEFKRSDVGQIETDTDSIGSKQFCEKCLLDHRNVGKKKRPFPCTECGCSFSIKGSLDAHLRMHTFPKNFPCSECDKVFPSKNRQESHMKVHTGEKPHQCSECGKCFCNSGNLQAHYRVHTGERPFPCTECDRTFRYKSHLVAHQRFHTGQTLLCPECGKSFVYQSHFEKHLRIHTGEKPYGCPECGKCFKRRFQLREHVMIHTGESFKCEECDKPYRFLYNLLRHQQSHAGEKPFSCAECGKGFLHSASLTEHKMIHTGEKPYSCPECGKLFISSKYMLRHQKTHIKKK from the exons GGCTATGTTCTCTTGAAGACCTTTGGAGACTCGTTAAGAAGCACTAGCTGGTTCACAGTGCAAAATGGAGTGAAAAGTGCCGATAAACCCACTGCATCATTGATACGAGAAACAAAGAATGATGAGAAGATCCTAGATCTCACAAGAAAGATCATTGAGCTTCTAACCGGGGAG ATTCCTATAAGATATGAAGACACCACAGTCTTTTTCACCAGGGAGGAGTGGAATTATGTAGAAGAACACAAGATCCTCTACAAAGACATCCTGATAGAGAATAACATTGTTTCTAAATCTATAG GCGACAATATTGATAAAATATTACATAGCCCATCACTGGAGAAAGTACGTGACTCAAAGACGTCTGATCGTGACAAAAATCATGTGGCTGAGAAGATACTGCATCTCATTAAAGAACTCATAGACCTACTAACTAAAGAG AAATATATAGTTATATGGACTCATGGCAATGTCTCCACACCCGAAGTTACAGACGACGTGTCAGGACTGATCAAGGAATCATCACGTCCATCACTGACACATGAGAAAAAGAATGATGGAGAAATCTTATACCTCACCAACAAGatcattgagctgctgactggagag GCTTTGATTAGGTATGAAGACATAACTGTGCATTTCTCAGTGGATGAATGGGAGTATATAGaagaacacaaggatctgtacaaaGACATCATGATGAATACTGAAATACTTCAGTCTTATG ATAAACCATCTTCTGTAGATTGCACTGAAGAAAGCCCACTTGAATTTCACAAACATGGCAAAGATTCTTCGGAAAGCTCCTGTGTCCTGACAGGCCCTCCACCACAACATACGGTCAAGTCCACAAAATGTTTTCACAAACCATCAaatattaaaaaacacaaaaagaagcaTACGGAGCAGACCCCAGTACTGTGCAGTGAATGTGGAAAAGAATTTAAGAGATCTGATGTTGGGCAGATTGAGACAGATACGGATTCTATTGGGAGCAAACAGTTCTGTGAAAAATGTCTATTAGACCACAGAAATGTGGGCAAAAAAAAGAGGCCATTTCCTTGCACCGAGTGTGGTTGTAGTTTTTCTATAAAGGGAAGTCTTGACGCTCATCTCAGGATGCATACTTTTCCAAAAAACTTcccatgttcagaatgtgataaAGTTTTTCCTTCCAAGAACAGACAAGAGAGTCATATGAAAGTCCACACGGGAGAGAAACCTCAccaatgttcagaatgtggcaaatgcttTTGTAATAGTGGAAACCTTCAGGCCCATTACAGAGTTCACACTGGTGAAAGACCCTTCCCATGCACGGAGTGTGACAGGACTTTTAGGTATAAATCACACCTTGTTGCTCATCAAAGATTTCATACAGGACAAACACTGCTATGTCCTGAGTGTGGAAAATCCTTTGTGTACCAGTCACATTTTGAGAAACATCtccgaattcacacaggggagaaaccgtaTGGGtgtccagaatgtggaaaatgttttaaaagaCGTTTCCAACTTCGAGAGCATGTGATGATTCACACAGGAGAGTCATTCAAGTGTGAAGAATGTGACAAGCCTTATCGCTTTCTCTATAATCTTTTGCGACATCAACAATCTCATGCTGGTGAGAAGCCATTTAGTTGTGCTGAATGTGGAAAAGGTTTTTTACACAGTGCAAGCCTAACTGAACATAAGatgattcacacaggagagaagccgtattcctgTCCAGAATGTGGAAAACTGTTTATCTCCTCGAAATACATGCTCAGGCATCAAAAgactcacattaaaaaaaaataa
- the LOC138665403 gene encoding zinc finger protein 586-like isoform X2: MAWDRTSRVLMFVIKLRQLLTGEGYVLLKTFGDSLRSTSWFTVQNGVKSADKPTASLIRETKNDEKILDLTRKIIELLTGEIPIRYEDTTVFFTREEWNYVEEHKILYKDILIENNIVSKSIGDNIDKILHSPSLEKVRDSKTSDRDKNHVAEKILHLIKELIDLLTKEKYIVIWTHGNVSTPEVTDDVSGLIKESSRPSLTHEKKNDGEILYLTNKIIELLTGEALIRYEDITVHFSVDEWEYIEEHKDLYKDIMMNTEILQSYDKPSSVDCTEESPLEFHKHGKDSSESSCVLTGPPPQHTVKSTKCFHKPSNIKKHKKKHTEQTPVLCSECGKEFKRSDVGQIETDTDSIGSKQFCEKCLLDHRNVGKKKRPFPCTECGCSFSIKGSLDAHLRMHTFPKNFPCSECDKVFPSKNRQESHMKVHTGEKPHQCSECGKCFCNSGNLQAHYRVHTGERPFPCTECDRTFRYKSHLVAHQRFHTGQTLLCPECGKSFVYQSHFEKHLRIHTGEKPYGCPECGKCFKRRFQLREHVMIHTGESFKCEECDKPYRFLYNLLRHQQSHADFMNSCEAPEGLIKTS; the protein is encoded by the exons GGCTATGTTCTCTTGAAGACCTTTGGAGACTCGTTAAGAAGCACTAGCTGGTTCACAGTGCAAAATGGAGTGAAAAGTGCCGATAAACCCACTGCATCATTGATACGAGAAACAAAGAATGATGAGAAGATCCTAGATCTCACAAGAAAGATCATTGAGCTTCTAACCGGGGAG ATTCCTATAAGATATGAAGACACCACAGTCTTTTTCACCAGGGAGGAGTGGAATTATGTAGAAGAACACAAGATCCTCTACAAAGACATCCTGATAGAGAATAACATTGTTTCTAAATCTATAG GCGACAATATTGATAAAATATTACATAGCCCATCACTGGAGAAAGTACGTGACTCAAAGACGTCTGATCGTGACAAAAATCATGTGGCTGAGAAGATACTGCATCTCATTAAAGAACTCATAGACCTACTAACTAAAGAG AAATATATAGTTATATGGACTCATGGCAATGTCTCCACACCCGAAGTTACAGACGACGTGTCAGGACTGATCAAGGAATCATCACGTCCATCACTGACACATGAGAAAAAGAATGATGGAGAAATCTTATACCTCACCAACAAGatcattgagctgctgactggagag GCTTTGATTAGGTATGAAGACATAACTGTGCATTTCTCAGTGGATGAATGGGAGTATATAGaagaacacaaggatctgtacaaaGACATCATGATGAATACTGAAATACTTCAGTCTTATG ATAAACCATCTTCTGTAGATTGCACTGAAGAAAGCCCACTTGAATTTCACAAACATGGCAAAGATTCTTCGGAAAGCTCCTGTGTCCTGACAGGCCCTCCACCACAACATACGGTCAAGTCCACAAAATGTTTTCACAAACCATCAaatattaaaaaacacaaaaagaagcaTACGGAGCAGACCCCAGTACTGTGCAGTGAATGTGGAAAAGAATTTAAGAGATCTGATGTTGGGCAGATTGAGACAGATACGGATTCTATTGGGAGCAAACAGTTCTGTGAAAAATGTCTATTAGACCACAGAAATGTGGGCAAAAAAAAGAGGCCATTTCCTTGCACCGAGTGTGGTTGTAGTTTTTCTATAAAGGGAAGTCTTGACGCTCATCTCAGGATGCATACTTTTCCAAAAAACTTcccatgttcagaatgtgataaAGTTTTTCCTTCCAAGAACAGACAAGAGAGTCATATGAAAGTCCACACGGGAGAGAAACCTCAccaatgttcagaatgtggcaaatgcttTTGTAATAGTGGAAACCTTCAGGCCCATTACAGAGTTCACACTGGTGAAAGACCCTTCCCATGCACGGAGTGTGACAGGACTTTTAGGTATAAATCACACCTTGTTGCTCATCAAAGATTTCATACAGGACAAACACTGCTATGTCCTGAGTGTGGAAAATCCTTTGTGTACCAGTCACATTTTGAGAAACATCtccgaattcacacaggggagaaaccgtaTGGGtgtccagaatgtggaaaatgttttaaaagaCGTTTCCAACTTCGAGAGCATGTGATGATTCACACAGGAGAGTCATTCAAGTGTGAAGAATGTGACAAGCCTTATCGCTTTCTCTATAATCTTTTGCGACATCAACAATCTCATGCTG atttcatgaattcctgtgaagcacctgaagggttaataaaaacttcttga